The sequence below is a genomic window from Plodia interpunctella isolate USDA-ARS_2022_Savannah chromosome 5, ilPloInte3.2, whole genome shotgun sequence.
CTCAAATATTCTAACTCCGTGTTTTCCTGTAGGGAATGTAAATGTCTCAAACTAACAAGAGCTTCATCTAGCCTTCTTTCTAGTTTCTCATTGGCCAATCTTAATTTTTGATTGCCATCTTGTATCTGTTGTACATTGCCATtaactgatttatttatttgttccaaATCACGAACTCTTTCTTCTagttttagctttttattgaGCAAGTcgtcatatttttcttttatgttaGTCGACTCTAATTCATTATTGTTATGGATAGGCATTGTACTATCGGTTTTAGCATAATTTTGTGACTGTATTTGATCTTTTAACTCCAAGTTCTCTTCTATTAACAGAGAGTTTTCTCTTAATAAATCAtcgatttttagtttttccaaattaatttctttttctaattctGTTGGACTTGCTAcattgatttcatttttgtctGGCAAATTTACACTTGATGCTATAAGTTCCCGCAATCTATCGTTTAGTTCACCATTTTCTTTTGAGATTTTAGTTAAGTATATTTGGAGACCTTCAATATCGGACTTTAATCGCTTATTTTCACTCCTTAGATGCTCACATTCTTCATTTAAAGTTTGATACATTTCAGTATTATTTTCCACATTTTTATCTTCAATCTTTTGATTCTGGAAAACATTGCTGGACAATTGACTGTTGATCTCTTTAAGGGAAGCAATTTCCTTTTCATGTTCAGCATTCTTAGATGTAAGTGAATCAATATTGTGAATTAAGGATTCCATTTCGTTTGAGAAGTTTTTAGGAGCATTATGTGAAGAAACACTTTCTACTTGTACTTCTTTGTTTTCTGTTTGAGCAGATTGTTGATTAATttctaattgttttataataatatttaagcgatctttttcagattccATTACAGAATGCATTTTGCGAACTTCTTCAATTTCAGATTCGAGATGTATAGcattcatttttatactttcaGACTGATTTTTTagtgatatattttcttgCATAATAGCTTCCAATTTCTTTACTAAGTCGGCAATTCTCATTTCTTTTTCTGCACACTCTTGACGTATATTATTTGTCATTTCTTTGgactcatttaattttttagcgTCTTGTTCTTGTGAATCTTTAATGACATTAAATTCAGCCTCATATTTTTGAAGTTGTTCTTCcaaatttttgatttgtttttgtgttaattCTAATTCATTCTTTACTCGTTCATAGTcattgcttattttatttagtgcttcttctttatagtcgtattctttTTGCAAAAACTGTAGTTTTTCTTTAGAAGCGTTATGATTGCTTGAAACTTCACTAAGTtttttttgcgtttttttGTATTCTGTTTGTAAGTTTTCCAATTCTTCAAGACAATAATTTAACCTTTCATTCTCCTTTTGCATCTCATTATATTCTTTTTGCAATTCGTTCTGCTTCTCCCTCATTTCTTGCAGTTCTTTTTGcagtatttcataattattttgtaatgtgtCATACTCCTGCATACGGTagattaaacttttattttgttcttgcAGCATATGCAATTCTTTTGTGATAATTTcttgtctatttatattttcttttagttcGTTTTGAGAGCTAACATAATTTCTCTCGATTTCTTTGTATTGGTCTATTTGACCTTTCAAATCATCATTCTCAATTTGTAACGTAagtagatttttatttgttatatcttGTTTACTCAATACTTTCTGCAAATTATCTTGTAATAAACTGTAATCTTTTACgagattttgatatttcaaattaatttcttcatGTGATTTGGAGAATGCAATGATGAAGTTGATCTTTTTAAGTAATTCTGGAATGATTTTATGATACATTTCCGTTTGTAATGATTTTGACTCTGAAGATACTTCGAGAATGAGGTTTTTTAAAACCTTTAACTCATTAGACAATTCAGAAAGGGCAGGTTTTGCCAAAGCAAGTTTTTGAcgtaatattatgttttctgATTTTAAGTCGGCCACAACAACATTTAAATCAGAATTTTGATTCTGTATCAATTCGTGGTTTCTTAAAAGTTTTTCTATCTCTGATTGTAATTTAACAAGCTCTTCTCGTTCTTCTTGAATCTCTGATTCCAGGTTAGTATATTTTGCTTTCCAAACTTGTACCTCATCTAGAATCTGTCCTTTTTCAGAAATTTCAGCAAGATCgttatctttttctgttttaaaaatttgaatctCATGTTCCAACTTACTTATTTGAGAACCTTTTCTTGTGATCTCATCAGTTAGCTGAACATTCCGATTTTCTAAATACACATTCCTATCAACCATGGCTAATTTCTCTGCGGTTTCTTGCTTCATTTGGAGTTGTAAGCATTTGTACTCTTCATCACATTTGACTTTTGATTGttcaataataagtaattgttGAGTAAGTGATTGCATTTGCGTTTCAAGgtctttaattttagtttttgctgTGGCGAGCTCTTTGATATTGTcagttaattttgttttctcttCTTCTAATGACGCCAATTTGGTCTTGTAGTCGGtcactataatattaatagactGTAGTTCTGTATTGGCAGCAGATAAATGatctttcagtttttttatttcagtttcttTACTTTCTAATTCTTTGTGGATACTTAATTTGTTCTCAGCTAGAGATATAGcattttcttcttctcttttggtgaatatgtaaattttacgaCTTAGTTCATCAATTTCTTCTTGTGCTCTCTGTAGATCTAATTCTAAAGTTGAT
It includes:
- the LOC128670213 gene encoding golgin subfamily A member 4-like gives rise to the protein MFKKLKDKLAEEVKSSPQRIQQFAQAAQAAVTSASSSISDITNNDLFSIGDNDGQQSKTLKSQTSGQQSTFQEVPLFQPSGSQSTTEDSSYSLDNMDNQRQRRLSNSSFASDVSFRLPSYESPSMYHLQSDIEISASEAEERGFSGGQVSLERVTKDQLYAAYRRTQERYTKYRTQYANLAHHYKLLERENAKARSVLVETQDKALRRISELREQCALEQSAKAHLEKALRVDIEERNMKIEALNTQITLLQDSKDESNKEQIVTIDDTNSNGSEQVAQLINLALDNEVKQVCEQAPNVELITLNNKIEKMEQLLTKYKESLKTTKEKNTQMAMELQKMTIELSSKNQEIEVLKATSAQLIEAKQQIHELNITNEELQNKINTYDFSKTKETSTLELDLQRAQEEIDELSRKIYIFTKREEENAISLAENKLSIHKELESKETEIKKLKDHLSAANTELQSINIIVTDYKTKLASLEEEKTKLTDNIKELATAKTKIKDLETQMQSLTQQLLIIEQSKVKCDEEYKCLQLQMKQETAEKLAMVDRNVYLENRNVQLTDEITRKGSQISKLEHEIQIFKTEKDNDLAEISEKGQILDEVQVWKAKYTNLESEIQEEREELVKLQSEIEKLLRNHELIQNQNSDLNVVVADLKSENIILRQKLALAKPALSELSNELKVLKNLILEVSSESKSLQTEMYHKIIPELLKKINFIIAFSKSHEEINLKYQNLVKDYSLLQDNLQKVLSKQDITNKNLLTLQIENDDLKGQIDQYKEIERNYVSSQNELKENINRQEIITKELHMLQEQNKSLIYRMQEYDTLQNNYEILQKELQEMREKQNELQKEYNEMQKENERLNYCLEELENLQTEYKKTQKKLSEVSSNHNASKEKLQFLQKEYDYKEEALNKISNDYERVKNELELTQKQIKNLEEQLQKYEAEFNVIKDSQEQDAKKLNESKEMTNNIRQECAEKEMRIADLVKKLEAIMQENISLKNQSESIKMNAIHLESEIEEVRKMHSVMESEKDRLNIIIKQLEINQQSAQTENKEVQVESVSSHNAPKNFSNEMESLIHNIDSLTSKNAEHEKEIASLKEINSQLSSNVFQNQKIEDKNVENNTEMYQTLNEECEHLRSENKRLKSDIEGLQIYLTKISKENGELNDRLRELIASSVNLPDKNEINVASPTELEKEINLEKLKIDDLLRENSLLIEENLELKDQIQSQNYAKTDSTMPIHNNNELESTNIKEKYDDLLNKKLKLEERVRDLEQINKSVNGNVQQIQDGNQKLRLANEKLERRLDEALVSLRHLHSLQENTELEYLRNILYEYLTGTGMHSITLAKVLAAVVKFDEKQTQAVLQKEKERQGVLHQLGLL